The Balneola sp. MJW-20 genome contains a region encoding:
- a CDS encoding rhomboid family intramembrane serine protease yields the protein MSNTLILIAANVVVSLAALYLSPKIFELGMLKPYRVWRQNTWYELISSGFVHAGMGHLFLNMFTLFFFGPVLENSLGTFHFIMLYFSGLIVSSLPSMIFHKDDPNYATVGASGAVESVLFGFILLFPMQEIYLMLIPIGIPAFVFGLFFLGYSLYASRGEGKINHEAHIAGAVWGLLYLLIFVPNTIDHILTIMNLI from the coding sequence ATGAGCAATACCCTTATCCTCATTGCCGCCAATGTAGTTGTATCTCTGGCAGCTTTGTACCTTTCGCCAAAGATCTTTGAACTGGGAATGTTGAAGCCTTACAGAGTGTGGAGGCAGAATACCTGGTATGAACTGATCAGTTCCGGATTTGTCCATGCAGGAATGGGGCATCTTTTTCTGAATATGTTCACGCTGTTCTTCTTCGGACCTGTGCTCGAGAACAGCCTGGGTACTTTTCACTTTATCATGCTTTATTTCAGCGGACTGATCGTTTCCAGCCTTCCTTCTATGATATTCCATAAGGATGACCCGAATTATGCAACCGTTGGAGCTTCAGGTGCCGTGGAAAGTGTACTCTTCGGTTTTATTCTATTGTTTCCTATGCAGGAGATCTACCTGATGCTTATACCGATCGGTATCCCGGCCTTTGTCTTCGGGTTGTTCTTTTTAGGCTATAGCTTGTATGCCAGCCGGGGGGAAGGTAAGATCAATCATGAGGCTCATATAGCTGGTGCCGTTTGGGGACTGTTATATCTGCTGATATTCGTCCCCAATACGATCGACCATATTCTTACCATTATGAACCTGATATAA
- the serC gene encoding 3-phosphoserine/phosphohydroxythreonine transaminase: MKRAHNFSAGPATLPTSVLETAQNEILNYKGSGVSIMEMSHRGPHYTEIDQQARERLTRLLGLGDDFEIFFLQGGATTQFMQVPFNFLREDETADYVNTGAWSQKAIKEAKRFGNVHVSYSSEDSHFDHVPSQDQMKFDPSSRYVHFTSNNTIFGTQFKKEPETNGIPLVCDASSDFLSRPIDVQKYGLIYAGAQKNLGPSGVTVVIVRKDFLQTNKGDELPSILNYKSHVGKILNTPPTYPIYLMNLVLGWIEEKGGLKYFEQFNDDKASKLYGTIDKDDFYKSTVQESSRSLMNVTFRLPSEDLEKKFLEEAKEHDLVALKGHRSVGGIRASIYNNCPMASVNALTDFMEQFRNQNG, from the coding sequence ATGAAAAGAGCACATAACTTCAGCGCCGGACCGGCAACTTTGCCAACCAGCGTACTGGAGACTGCGCAAAACGAAATATTAAATTATAAAGGTTCGGGCGTTTCTATAATGGAGATGAGTCACCGCGGACCGCATTACACCGAGATCGATCAGCAGGCACGCGAGAGACTTACCAGATTACTTGGGCTCGGAGATGATTTTGAGATCTTTTTCCTCCAGGGAGGAGCAACGACTCAGTTCATGCAGGTCCCCTTTAATTTTTTAAGGGAAGATGAAACAGCAGATTATGTCAATACCGGGGCCTGGTCACAGAAAGCGATCAAAGAAGCCAAAAGATTTGGCAACGTTCATGTTTCTTATAGCAGCGAGGATAGCCATTTTGACCATGTGCCATCACAGGATCAGATGAAGTTCGATCCATCCTCCCGCTATGTCCATTTTACCTCAAATAACACTATTTTCGGTACTCAGTTTAAGAAAGAGCCTGAAACTAACGGCATCCCGCTGGTATGTGATGCTTCTTCTGATTTTCTGTCCCGCCCGATCGATGTACAGAAATACGGCCTGATCTATGCAGGAGCCCAAAAAAACCTTGGGCCTTCCGGAGTAACGGTCGTGATCGTCCGAAAAGATTTTCTTCAGACCAATAAAGGAGATGAGCTGCCTTCTATACTTAACTATAAATCTCATGTCGGCAAGATCCTGAACACGCCCCCTACCTACCCCATCTATCTGATGAACCTGGTACTGGGGTGGATCGAAGAAAAAGGAGGATTGAAATACTTTGAGCAATTCAATGATGATAAAGCCTCAAAGCTGTATGGAACTATAGATAAAGATGATTTCTATAAAAGTACTGTACAGGAAAGTTCCCGCTCGCTGATGAATGTTACCTTCCGTCTGCCTTCCGAAGATCTGGAAAAGAAATTCCTGGAGGAAGCAAAAGAGCATGACCTGGTAGCCCTTAAGGGACATCGCAGTGTAGGCGGGATCCGGGCAAGTATATATAATAACTGCCCTATGGCAAGCGTGAATGCACTGACGGACTTTATGGAACAATTCCGTAATCAGAACGGCTGA
- a CDS encoding DUF1015 domain-containing protein, protein MAVIKPFRAWRPAAGQEQKIASVPYDVISTQEAKELARTGGQQFLHVIRPEIDLSGDISVYDPKVYAKGKENLDALLNSDDYMQEEDDSLYLYRLIMDGRAQAGIFGCVSVADYDNEVILKHEKTRPDKEDDRTKHILTQEAHAEPVMFTFKDPGQKVYEEMKLTMVRDEPLYDFKAEDGVQHTIWKFSDPSKLITLFKDTSYLYVADGHHRCASASRAAKEMASHNPQHTGDEEYNFFPAVIFPMKQMEILAYNRIIYNLPEGFMEELKEQLQVAVTNDPVPNKKGQICIYDGEKWYNVNLPETTEDDASSALDVSRLQEYILEPLLGISDQRTDPNIDFVGGIRGTDQLEFFIDNGEAALGISMYPTSIEELMDVSDAGLLMPPKSTWFEPKLRSGLLVHTF, encoded by the coding sequence ATGGCTGTCATAAAGCCCTTTAGAGCATGGAGACCTGCAGCGGGACAGGAACAAAAAATTGCAAGTGTTCCCTATGATGTTATCAGCACTCAGGAAGCAAAAGAATTAGCCAGGACGGGGGGACAACAATTTTTGCATGTGATCCGCCCTGAGATCGACCTCAGCGGTGATATTTCCGTTTATGACCCTAAAGTTTATGCAAAAGGAAAAGAAAATCTGGATGCATTACTGAATTCAGATGATTATATGCAGGAGGAAGATGACAGCCTATATCTGTATCGGCTGATCATGGACGGCAGGGCCCAGGCGGGAATTTTTGGCTGCGTCAGTGTGGCAGATTATGACAATGAAGTGATCCTGAAACATGAAAAAACACGGCCGGATAAAGAAGACGACCGCACTAAACATATCCTCACACAGGAAGCTCATGCAGAACCCGTAATGTTCACATTTAAAGACCCCGGTCAAAAAGTATATGAGGAAATGAAGCTTACTATGGTCCGGGACGAGCCTCTTTACGATTTTAAGGCGGAAGACGGAGTTCAGCACACGATCTGGAAGTTTTCCGACCCATCAAAGCTGATCACGCTGTTTAAAGATACCAGTTATCTCTATGTTGCAGATGGTCATCACCGTTGTGCCAGTGCTTCGAGAGCAGCAAAAGAAATGGCTTCACATAACCCTCAGCATACCGGGGATGAAGAATACAATTTCTTTCCTGCCGTCATCTTTCCGATGAAGCAGATGGAGATCCTAGCCTATAACCGGATCATATACAACCTTCCTGAGGGATTCATGGAAGAATTAAAAGAGCAGCTTCAGGTTGCCGTTACCAATGATCCTGTTCCGAATAAAAAAGGGCAGATCTGCATTTATGACGGAGAAAAGTGGTACAACGTAAACCTTCCTGAAACTACTGAGGATGATGCATCTTCAGCCCTGGATGTCTCCAGATTACAGGAATATATCCTGGAGCCTCTACTTGGAATCAGTGACCAGCGTACGGATCCGAATATTGATTTTGTTGGAGGAATCAGAGGCACCGATCAGCTTGAATTTTTTATTGACAACGGAGAGGCTGCCCTGGGGATCAGTATGTATCCGACCAGTATCGAAGAACTGATGGATGTATCCGATGCCGGACTGCTCATGCCTCCGAAGTCTACCTGGTTTGAGCCTAAACTCCGGTCTGGTCTACTTGTACACACTTTTTAG
- a CDS encoding DUF1844 domain-containing protein, with protein sequence MDRENLNPEQQNQLLFMMLIQQHQQIAMMGMGKLQNPATGEMEKELSSAKFAIDTLNMIESYTKGNLPKEAENYLESTLTNLRLNYAEEVKKDKAASNGSDDSE encoded by the coding sequence ATGGATAGAGAAAACCTGAATCCGGAACAACAGAACCAGTTATTGTTTATGATGCTCATTCAGCAGCATCAGCAGATCGCTATGATGGGTATGGGAAAACTTCAGAATCCCGCAACCGGAGAAATGGAGAAAGAACTCTCGTCAGCAAAGTTTGCGATCGACACGCTGAACATGATCGAATCTTATACCAAAGGGAACCTTCCTAAGGAAGCAGAGAATTACCTGGAGTCCACCCTTACGAATCTGAGGCTGAATTATGCCGAAGAGGTGAAAAAGGATAAGGCTGCATCTAACGGTTCTGATGACAGCGAATAA
- a CDS encoding NUDIX hydrolase produces MTANKAKPITAAGGILYRYSESGTTEVLLIFRNGVWDLPKGKLDEGESIAQCAVREVSEEISCPLPAIVSVLTETYHEYNEKGMLWGKTTYWYSMILPVAADLKPQTKEGITSLEWVETEEAIARVGYENLKTVLKAFKKSVQ; encoded by the coding sequence ATGACAGCGAATAAGGCGAAACCCATTACTGCAGCCGGCGGGATTCTTTACCGGTATTCCGAAAGCGGAACGACGGAAGTATTGCTCATATTCCGTAACGGCGTATGGGATCTTCCCAAAGGAAAACTCGATGAAGGGGAGAGTATAGCGCAATGCGCGGTCAGGGAAGTATCAGAAGAGATCAGTTGCCCGCTGCCGGCTATTGTATCGGTATTGACTGAAACCTATCATGAATACAATGAGAAAGGTATGCTATGGGGAAAGACCACATACTGGTATTCTATGATACTACCTGTTGCTGCTGACCTTAAGCCACAAACGAAAGAAGGGATCACCAGCCTGGAATGGGTGGAAACAGAGGAAGCGATCGCCAGGGTCGGGTATGAAAACCTGAAAACAGTACTGAAAGCTTTTAAAAAATCAGTCCAATAA
- a CDS encoding energy transducer TonB produces the protein MHNERKSPKADLRKSYTVLLEAGLVVALLFMILAVKLNLESEPPQPPPMDVQEVVEMEEVIQTKQIETPPPPPRPPVPVEVPNDEIIEDELINIDAELDLDGPLDLPPPPPPSDDEEEDFFVVVEQMPQIKGGLASIGRMIEYPEMARRAGIEGRVIVQFIVNEQGKVENPRVVRGIGGGCDEEALRVIQQAEFQPGMQRGRPVRVQFSLPVVFRLSN, from the coding sequence ATGCATAACGAAAGAAAATCACCAAAGGCAGACCTCAGGAAGTCCTATACGGTACTTCTGGAAGCCGGTCTGGTCGTTGCATTGCTCTTCATGATCCTTGCAGTGAAACTGAATCTTGAATCAGAACCTCCTCAACCGCCACCAATGGATGTGCAGGAAGTGGTTGAAATGGAAGAGGTAATTCAAACCAAACAAATTGAGACTCCACCTCCACCTCCGAGACCACCGGTCCCGGTTGAGGTGCCTAACGATGAGATCATCGAAGATGAGTTGATCAACATTGATGCCGAACTTGATCTGGACGGTCCGCTGGATCTTCCTCCCCCTCCACCACCATCTGACGACGAGGAAGAGGACTTCTTCGTAGTAGTAGAGCAAATGCCTCAGATCAAAGGTGGACTTGCTTCTATCGGTAGAATGATCGAATATCCTGAAATGGCTCGAAGAGCCGGAATTGAAGGCCGTGTAATTGTTCAGTTCATCGTGAACGAGCAAGGTAAAGTCGAGAATCCCCGCGTTGTGCGTGGTATCGGTGGCGGTTGTGACGAAGAAGCTCTTCGTGTAATACAGCAGGCTGAATTCCAGCCCGGTATGCAGAGAGGACGTCCGGTTAGAGTACAGTTCAGTTTACCAGTAGTCTTCCGTCTGTCTAACTAA
- a CDS encoding VanZ family protein, protein MIFDKLSIKQIQRITLLFNILLTLGILVATLMPADFRSPYRFIGYDKFGHFIMFFGWTFFFGLHQVIKRKIRLWVVFITGCIFGVITEVLQYYLPTNRSAEKLDLAADVAGAFLAVLAIYLLVRFRKLPSAEN, encoded by the coding sequence ATGATATTTGACAAGCTTAGTATTAAGCAGATACAGAGAATCACTTTGTTGTTCAATATCCTGCTAACTCTGGGAATTCTGGTGGCTACACTTATGCCAGCCGATTTCAGAAGTCCTTACCGTTTTATAGGGTATGATAAATTCGGACATTTTATCATGTTCTTTGGCTGGACCTTCTTTTTTGGGCTTCACCAGGTCATTAAAAGAAAGATCCGCTTGTGGGTTGTATTCATAACCGGTTGTATATTTGGTGTGATCACAGAAGTGCTTCAGTATTACCTGCCCACAAACCGATCAGCTGAGAAACTGGACCTTGCAGCGGATGTTGCAGGAGCTTTCCTTGCTGTTCTGGCAATATATCTGCTGGTTCGCTTCCGGAAATTACCATCGGCAGAGAACTAA
- a CDS encoding NAD(P)H-hydrate epimerase, translating to MSEQIPYPFFLSSAEQSRETDRRTIEEFGIDGFTLMEIAGTRAADYIRSHFSPDSIGLIFCGKGNNAGDALVAGRLLHEQGYDLYFCFAQGTEDLSPDTARNLNLLRELIPEARICTWPDLPEHRADFIVDGLLGTGVSSDLRSPYDEIIRKINETDAEVFSMDIPTGIHPDRGTILGEAVSADHTLSFGMLKAGCYLDEGFDRSGTVVLCELPFPNKFKKAAAYLIDEDWVYDQTPVNKRRDHKYDDGILYIIAGSEGLTGAATFAARSAWSTGLGAVVLITPKGLLPTYEELLPEVIKKTVGTDQDTYFKPNHLDQIKSILAGKKGDLLVGPGLGRQEETVSLVQELLKQCEGRITIDADGIWALSQAGEINKPSNASWLITPHPGELKSLLDQDMQGAFDRLIQSCGYASKNNLYILSKGLPSILGTPQGKGYITSYDTRIFSRAGFGDILAGKCAAFALQFSSLYLGALNALLDGKSKAIQHLENTDTPLEPTHLI from the coding sequence ATGAGTGAACAGATCCCATATCCCTTTTTCCTGAGTTCGGCAGAACAGTCGCGCGAGACCGACCGCCGCACCATTGAGGAATTCGGGATAGACGGGTTTACTCTCATGGAGATTGCCGGAACCCGGGCGGCAGATTATATTCGTTCTCATTTTTCTCCGGACAGCATAGGCCTCATATTCTGCGGCAAGGGAAATAATGCCGGGGATGCCCTGGTTGCGGGAAGGCTACTCCACGAACAGGGCTATGACCTGTATTTCTGTTTTGCTCAGGGCACGGAGGATCTGAGCCCGGACACTGCCAGGAATTTAAACCTGCTCAGAGAACTCATTCCTGAAGCACGCATATGCACCTGGCCGGATCTACCTGAACACAGGGCCGATTTCATTGTTGACGGATTACTTGGTACCGGTGTCAGCTCCGATCTGCGCTCACCCTATGATGAGATCATCCGCAAGATCAATGAGACGGATGCAGAAGTATTCAGCATGGATATACCAACCGGTATTCATCCGGACCGAGGTACCATACTTGGTGAGGCAGTAAGCGCGGATCACACACTTTCTTTCGGGATGCTTAAAGCCGGCTGTTATCTGGATGAGGGATTCGACCGAAGCGGAACCGTAGTCCTGTGCGAACTCCCTTTCCCAAATAAATTCAAAAAAGCTGCTGCTTACCTCATTGATGAGGACTGGGTTTATGACCAAACCCCGGTCAATAAACGCAGGGATCATAAATACGATGACGGAATACTGTATATCATTGCCGGATCGGAAGGACTGACCGGTGCTGCTACCTTCGCGGCCAGAAGTGCCTGGTCAACGGGACTTGGAGCGGTCGTTCTTATCACGCCAAAGGGATTGCTCCCGACCTATGAGGAGTTGTTGCCGGAGGTCATAAAAAAAACGGTTGGAACTGATCAGGACACTTATTTCAAACCGAATCACCTGGATCAGATCAAAAGCATCCTTGCCGGGAAAAAGGGCGACCTGCTTGTGGGCCCGGGATTAGGCAGGCAGGAAGAAACAGTTTCTCTGGTTCAGGAACTTTTAAAGCAATGTGAAGGAAGAATCACTATCGATGCTGATGGAATCTGGGCGCTATCCCAGGCCGGCGAAATAAACAAGCCCTCAAATGCATCTTGGCTGATCACCCCGCATCCCGGTGAATTGAAGTCATTACTGGACCAGGACATGCAGGGGGCCTTTGACCGACTGATACAAAGCTGCGGATATGCTTCAAAAAACAATCTATACATCCTGTCGAAGGGTTTGCCCAGTATCCTGGGAACACCACAGGGAAAGGGCTATATAACCTCTTATGACACACGGATATTCAGTCGCGCCGGCTTCGGTGACATACTTGCCGGAAAATGTGCAGCATTCGCACTGCAGTTTTCATCATTGTATTTGGGCGCTTTAAATGCTTTATTGGACGGCAAATCAAAAGCTATTCAACACCTGGAAAATACAGACACACCACTTGAACCTACTCATCTCATCTAG
- the proS gene encoding proline--tRNA ligase — MAQKITNRDKDYSQWYLDVIREAKLAEHSPVRGCMVIRPNGMGLWENMKQALDQMFKDTGHENAYFPIFIPKSFLSKEAQHVEGFAKECAVITHSRLKSVDGGVEVDPESKLEEELIVRPTSETIIWDTYRNWIQSYRDLPILINQWANVVRWEMRTRLFLRTMEFLWQEGHTAHATREEAVEETERMLGVYKTFAEEFMAMPVLTGRKTASERFAGAEETLCIEALMQDGKALQAGTSHFLGQNFAKAFDVKFQDKDGEHKLVWATSWGVSTRLVGGLIMTHSDDAGLVLPPKLAPTQVVVVPIYRSDEQREAVLDYADGIYNELKELGVRIKVDSRDNYNPGYKFAEHEAAGIPLRIAVGPRDLENNNVELARRDTKDKNIESRDGLGERVHKLLDDIQDELFTKAKKHREDNTHHAENYDEFKDIIENKGGFVWAHWDGTPETEEKIKEDTKATIRLIPLEDGEAGKCMVSGKDSEKKVLFAKAY, encoded by the coding sequence ATGGCACAAAAAATTACCAACCGAGATAAAGATTATTCCCAATGGTACCTCGACGTGATCCGCGAGGCCAAACTGGCCGAACACTCTCCTGTGAGAGGCTGTATGGTGATCCGCCCGAACGGCATGGGACTCTGGGAAAATATGAAACAGGCGCTCGACCAGATGTTCAAAGACACCGGTCATGAGAACGCCTACTTCCCGATCTTTATCCCGAAATCTTTTCTTTCCAAAGAAGCCCAGCATGTAGAAGGCTTCGCTAAAGAATGTGCTGTTATTACTCATTCCCGTCTTAAAAGTGTAGATGGAGGAGTGGAAGTGGATCCGGAATCGAAGCTGGAAGAAGAACTGATCGTCCGGCCGACTTCCGAGACCATCATCTGGGATACCTACCGCAACTGGATACAGTCGTATCGTGACCTCCCGATCCTGATCAATCAGTGGGCGAATGTGGTCCGCTGGGAAATGAGAACCCGCCTTTTTCTCCGCACTATGGAATTCCTTTGGCAGGAAGGGCATACCGCTCATGCCACAAGAGAAGAGGCTGTGGAAGAAACAGAGCGTATGCTGGGAGTTTATAAGACCTTTGCCGAAGAATTCATGGCTATGCCGGTACTGACGGGACGTAAAACAGCCAGTGAGCGTTTTGCAGGTGCCGAAGAAACCCTTTGTATCGAAGCCCTTATGCAGGATGGTAAAGCTCTGCAGGCCGGCACTTCCCATTTCTTGGGACAGAATTTTGCTAAAGCATTTGACGTAAAATTCCAGGATAAGGACGGGGAGCACAAGCTGGTATGGGCTACCAGCTGGGGAGTTTCCACCCGATTGGTTGGCGGGCTGATCATGACTCACTCCGACGATGCCGGACTGGTATTGCCTCCCAAACTGGCGCCTACCCAGGTGGTCGTTGTACCGATCTATCGCAGCGACGAGCAACGCGAAGCAGTACTGGATTATGCAGATGGCATTTACAATGAATTGAAAGAGCTCGGAGTCCGCATCAAAGTGGACAGCCGTGACAACTATAATCCGGGTTACAAGTTTGCCGAGCATGAAGCCGCCGGTATTCCGCTGAGAATTGCAGTAGGTCCCCGTGACCTTGAAAACAATAATGTGGAACTGGCGCGCCGCGATACCAAAGACAAGAATATCGAATCACGGGATGGGCTGGGTGAACGTGTTCACAAACTGCTGGACGACATTCAGGATGAACTCTTCACCAAAGCGAAAAAGCATCGTGAAGACAACACTCATCATGCTGAAAACTATGATGAATTCAAAGACATCATTGAGAATAAAGGCGGCTTTGTCTGGGCTCACTGGGACGGCACCCCCGAAACCGAAGAAAAGATCAAAGAAGATACCAAAGCTACGATCCGGCTGATCCCGCTGGAAGATGGCGAAGCCGGTAAATGCATGGTCAGCGGTAAAGATTCTGAGAAAAAAGTACTCTTTGCAAAAGCCTATTAA
- a CDS encoding heavy metal-binding domain-containing protein, producing MKVAAMKELERKAKRKGANAVIALKMDLDEVSGGGKSMFMLNVIGTAVKMLQEDDQSECMLIYLEIKTPIPTIEKFFNRKRYQEFTSNRTA from the coding sequence ATGAAGGTGGCTGCAATGAAAGAGCTTGAACGTAAGGCTAAAAGAAAGGGTGCCAACGCTGTTATTGCTTTGAAAATGGACCTTGATGAAGTTTCAGGCGGAGGGAAGTCCATGTTCATGTTGAATGTGATAGGAACGGCAGTCAAAATGCTGCAGGAAGACGATCAATCTGAATGTATGCTCATTTATTTGGAGATTAAGACCCCTATTCCTACTATTGAGAAATTCTTCAATCGGAAACGATACCAAGAGTTTACCAGTAATCGTACAGCCTAA
- a CDS encoding Ig-like domain-containing protein — MFKCSWAYILLSIILILTGCKKKGGGITGSDDPATDPPVPPAITSTFDDPETFFDPGQIVTISVDGSTLEKDEYEATLSDGSSLTLYKNLEDSEKKTLVMVVPEITSQSHTLEFEIKDQSQALDFEVNPYEPIDDPLAYSTQQMDQLENELNVLIQSISDESFKQQIIATRDSIVEQRAHISELSEQDIASLARFLEYTTSWSSTEQVNVAYVNGSDWTPCDTKKAVIYTVSVVGIAAGFAIVNSGTLINIGPWGGAAVLTAAGALITSVNYLRNNYQDFTLNCSENTNTDILDELSRASKQKQVDRSFVHAEADSVFVQSTYFAPSELVAKITVFRDILDNLMEFIPQEWFDAINQDEVVKVNNPNTFTIEGLSDSEISGQTGQAGEQLSLKFEYIEGVDPVQSRTFTFNLNSTEGINLEVNAELLPPIPVAYGMETFTVTGELLQDTLKADYAGTFQVVSETNYGPLNLVDPEAGIFTYEAVQGYSGRDSFQYNVSNDAGTSETKTVTIIVDNGYVIQFGDYHPDYVQITPQITVQKGDNLNLYNFTKRMVRLVYKGEPVTTSVGGWSEVAFGNHPESREDVILEDYEITLYDGVNERSVTTTINKLTLSNFAYRFVMDNTFRVNYNQIVQFNSDGTYEWWYDSEPNNITTDTYNFYIVITPNWVQCNDGTTLDKMIVGVVKFGVGSGYMYVYEDGTASANSYLACPDFHNYVPIDVL, encoded by the coding sequence ATGTTTAAGTGTTCATGGGCGTACATATTACTATCAATAATTTTAATTCTTACCGGATGCAAGAAAAAAGGTGGGGGCATTACGGGGAGTGATGATCCCGCTACGGATCCTCCGGTGCCACCCGCAATTACCAGTACATTCGATGATCCAGAGACCTTTTTTGATCCCGGGCAAATCGTCACAATCTCTGTAGACGGCTCAACCCTTGAAAAAGATGAGTATGAGGCAACACTATCTGATGGAAGCTCTTTAACGCTATATAAAAACCTGGAAGATTCTGAGAAAAAGACTCTGGTCATGGTGGTTCCGGAGATCACAAGCCAGTCTCATACGCTGGAGTTTGAGATCAAAGATCAGTCTCAGGCTTTAGACTTTGAAGTGAATCCATATGAGCCCATTGATGATCCGCTGGCCTATTCAACCCAGCAAATGGATCAGCTGGAAAATGAGCTGAATGTATTGATTCAGAGTATCTCCGATGAATCTTTTAAACAGCAGATTATTGCAACCCGGGACTCTATTGTCGAGCAAAGAGCCCATATAAGCGAGCTTAGCGAGCAAGACATTGCCTCATTGGCCCGGTTTCTTGAGTACACTACATCCTGGAGCTCAACAGAGCAGGTAAATGTAGCCTATGTAAATGGATCCGACTGGACTCCATGTGACACAAAAAAAGCAGTGATATACACTGTTTCTGTTGTCGGTATAGCTGCAGGGTTTGCGATTGTCAATTCAGGAACTCTTATTAATATTGGCCCTTGGGGTGGAGCAGCAGTACTTACAGCTGCCGGTGCACTAATAACTTCAGTCAACTATCTGAGGAATAATTATCAAGACTTCACTTTGAATTGTTCTGAAAATACGAATACGGATATTCTGGATGAGTTGAGTAGGGCCTCTAAACAAAAACAGGTTGACCGCTCCTTTGTACACGCTGAAGCGGATTCTGTTTTTGTTCAATCGACCTACTTCGCACCTTCCGAATTGGTGGCTAAAATAACAGTATTTCGTGACATACTGGATAACCTCATGGAGTTTATACCTCAGGAATGGTTTGATGCTATAAATCAGGACGAGGTGGTAAAAGTTAATAACCCAAATACATTCACGATCGAAGGCCTCAGTGATTCGGAGATCAGCGGGCAGACCGGTCAGGCCGGCGAACAGCTAAGTCTGAAATTTGAATATATAGAGGGAGTAGACCCGGTTCAGTCCCGTACATTCACATTTAACTTAAACAGTACTGAAGGAATCAATCTGGAGGTAAACGCAGAGCTATTACCTCCTATTCCCGTGGCTTACGGGATGGAGACCTTTACAGTCACTGGCGAATTATTGCAGGACACGCTTAAAGCGGATTACGCCGGAACCTTTCAAGTGGTAAGTGAAACTAATTATGGGCCATTGAATTTAGTGGACCCCGAGGCAGGAATATTTACCTATGAAGCAGTTCAAGGATATTCAGGAAGGGACAGTTTTCAATATAATGTCAGTAACGATGCAGGAACCTCTGAGACTAAAACCGTAACCATTATCGTGGATAATGGTTACGTAATACAATTTGGAGATTATCACCCTGATTATGTTCAGATAACTCCACAGATTACGGTTCAGAAAGGAGACAATCTTAATCTCTATAATTTCACAAAAAGGATGGTGAGGTTAGTATATAAGGGAGAACCTGTAACGACATCAGTTGGTGGTTGGAGCGAGGTGGCCTTTGGCAATCATCCCGAATCCAGAGAGGATGTAATTTTAGAGGATTATGAGATAACTTTATATGACGGGGTCAATGAACGCTCTGTAACCACTACCATCAATAAATTGACGTTGAGCAACTTCGCATACCGATTCGTTATGGATAATACGTTTCGGGTTAATTACAACCAGATTGTACAATTCAACAGTGACGGAACGTATGAATGGTGGTATGATTCTGAACCAAATAACATAACTACCGACACTTATAATTTTTATATAGTAATTACACCTAACTGGGTTCAATGTAATGATGGCACCACGCTGGATAAAATGATAGTGGGAGTGGTTAAATTCGGTGTTGGTTCCGGATATATGTATGTCTATGAGGATGGAACAGCTTCGGCTAACAGTTATCTTGCATGTCCTGATTTCCATAATTATGTGCCAATTGATGTTTTATAG